The sequence TCACGCCTGCCGCACCTTCCAACTCACCCTGAAGCTCGATCAGGATGCCGGCCAGCTTGCGGTTGTCGACCAACACATCATTGGGCCACTTCAGCGCGGCACGTTCGAGCCCCAGCGACTCAAGGGCCCGGGCGACGGCGACACCGACCACCAGGCTCAGGCCTTCCAGAGCCGCAAAGCCACCCTGCAGACGTAACGCCATACTCAAGTAGACATTCTCGCCCGGCGGGCTGGACCACGGCCGCCCCCGCCGCCCCCGACCCTGCTCCTGGCGATCGGCCAGGCAGGCGCGCACCAACTTGCCAGGCAGATCAGCACCCTGCATCAGGTAGGCATTGGTGGAGTCGATGGTGTCGAACACATCCAGGTGAAGAGCCTGCCGGTGACGATCGGGCAGCTGTGTGACGATACGCTCCGCATCGAGCAGATCGATGCGATCGGTCAGCCGGTACCCCTTTCCACGCAGCCGTTCTACGCCAACCCCCTGCTCCATCAACCGGTTCAGTTGTTTCCAGACAGCGGTACGGCTAACACCCAGCGCCTGGGCCAGATCTTCACCGGAATGCCATTCCCCATCGGCCAGAATGGAAAGCAGCGGTTTTTCTTTCATCATCTATACACTCGCCAGCCAGATCGCGGGACAATGGCCGGATTAAACAACAGCCACGCCCAAAAGACAAAACAGCGAGCATCATACTGATTCGGAACCGCAAGCGCCGCCCTACTGGATCGGAGTTGCGGTCAGGTTCGCACGCAGATCCAGGTTCTGCAGCCTGACGCCATGTATGGCGGTGGCTGCGCCCCCGGCGGGATGGACCAGATCGATCCGTTCGATGGCCAGCTC comes from Marinobacter bohaiensis and encodes:
- a CDS encoding biotin--[acetyl-CoA-carboxylase] ligase, which gives rise to MMKEKPLLSILADGEWHSGEDLAQALGVSRTAVWKQLNRLMEQGVGVERLRGKGYRLTDRIDLLDAERIVTQLPDRHRQALHLDVFDTIDSTNAYLMQGADLPGKLVRACLADRQEQGRGRRGRPWSSPPGENVYLSMALRLQGGFAALEGLSLVVGVAVARALESLGLERAALKWPNDVLVDNRKLAGILIELQGELEGAAGVIIGIGINTHMSDRDQAIDQPWISLDGAAPDVEWHRNDVVAAVIRETLDVLDSFEGSGFAAWRDQWQSRDAFFGQRLRTEPDGDEGLGAGIDASGAYLLDIDGRHKPLRAGELSLRRRV